One Natrinema longum genomic window, GCAATTCATACATAATCATTGTATCGCCTCCAGTAAGAAGGTTCGCCCCAACGGCTGCACGCCCGCTCTGGCTCCCGTGGACGCCCGACAGCGTCGTCTCGCTCGCCCGGTCCGAAAGGCAAAAGCCCACCCCGTCGAAGGGGCAAGCGAATGGCAACCGGGACGATCCCACTCGACGAACTCGCCGGCGGACTCGATCTGTATCGAACGCTCGAGAGCGGGCAGAGCTACCTGTGGCGACGGGAGGACGGCGACATGTACACCGATACGCCGGCCCCCGGAACGTGGTATTCGACGGTCGTCGACGGGGCGGTGATCCGGGTCCGGACTCGCGATGGTCGCCTCGAGTGGGAGTCGACGGCCGACGCCGAGCCGACCGTGCGCAGGCTGTTGGGTCTCGACGACGACCTCGAGGCGATCGTCGCGGCCGGACCGGACGATCCCCTGCTCGCGGAGGCCTACGAGGCCCATCGGGGGATGCGAATCGTTCAGGATCCGCCCTTCGGGACGTTGATCTCGTTCATCTGTTCGGCACAGATGCGAGTCGGTCGCATTCACACGATGGTGTCGACGCTGGCCCGCGAGTACGGCGACGAGATCGCGTTCGACGGTCGGACCTATCGCGCGTTCCCGACGCCGGCGCAACTCGCGACCGCGACCGAAAGCGACCTCCGCGAGCTGGGCCTCGGCTATCGGGCCCCCTACGTCGTCCGGACCGCCGAGATGGTTGCCAGCGGCGACGCCGATCCGGCCGACGCACGGGACCTCGAGTACGAGTCGGCTCGGGAGTATCTGACCCAGTTCGTCGGCGTCGGTGACAAGGTCGCCGACTGTGTCCTCCTCTTTTCGCTCGGGTTCGACGAGGCCGTGCCGCTGGATACCTGGATCAAGTCCGCGATCGAGGAGTACTATCCGGACTGCGATCGGGGCTCCTACGCCGAAACGTCGCGGGCGATTCGCGAGCGCTTCGGGAACGAGCACGCCGGCTACGCCCAGACGTACGTCTTCCACCACTTGCGAACCGGCAACTGAGTCTCCCTGTTGCACCGGCGGCTGAGGACGGGCGGACTCGTACGAACTCGAGATAACAGTCATTGTGCTGAGGGATCGAGCGGACGGTAGTGAGCGACAGGCCGGATACCGTTGTCACTCGAGTCCCCTCGAGAGCGACTCGCTCGAGGCTCACTCGAACTGGGCGGTGTCGCCCCGCCGGTACCGGTCGACCCGCCGATAGCCGTGGACGGTTGCGTCGGTGTCGAGTTCGATCTCGTAGCGCCCGATGATGTCCTGGGTGTCGGGAACGGCTCGGCGTTCGACGACTTCGACGACGGACCGCCAGCCGTCGTCTGTCGGCGAGATTTCGCTGACGCCGTCGAACTCGTGGCCGATGAGCTGACTCGCCGTCGACTGGACCGTCTGTCGGACCGCGAGCACGCCGGCGATCTCTTCCCGATCGGTATCGACGTCGGCGTCGACCTCGTCGGGGTCGGTCATCTCCTCGGCGGTCATGGTAGCCGTCCCGCGGGATCGCGGCTCCTCGATGTCGCCGGATTCGGCCTGTTCGTCCGCCTGTTCCTCCTCTTGGGCTGCCTGACTGTCGCTCACTGTTGGATCACTCTCGTCGTGTTGGTAGCAGAAGCCGTCCTCTCGCGCCGGCCGCGAGCAGCGCTCGCCGTCCGTGGTGAGGGCCTTGCACTGCTCCTGTGATTGCGTGTCGGCTTCGGCCATTGGTCTGAATTCGTGCTCCGTGTCGTCGGACTCGGTCGCCGATGGACCGTGTGGGTCGGTTCCGTCGCTTTGCGTCGCTCAGATCGTCTCGGCGATCTGCGTTCGCAGCTCGTCGATGTCGCCCTCGCCGTCCCCTGCCATCTTCGGTGCGAGCACGTCGGTGAAGACGTTGGTCAGCGTCTCGTCGCCGAACTCCCCGGCCTCCCGGGGCTCGCCCTGGCCGTCGAAGACGGCAAGCCCTTTCGCGGCGGTGATCGCGGCACGGGTCCCGACCACGATCTCGAGTTCGTCCCGAAGCGCTCGCGTCGTTTCGACGACGCTCGCGATGTCGTCCGCGGAGAGGTCGACGTGTGTGGCGACGATCTCGCGTTCGGTTTCCGCGTCGTAGTAGTCGACGTGGACGCCGACGAACCGGTCGAGCAGCGCGTCCTGTTGTTCGTGGACGCCGGCGTACTCGGCGTCGTTCGACGTGAGGATCGCCCGGAATTCCGGATGGATGTCGATCGTCCGGTCCTCGCCGCGTTTGCCGGGTCGCTCCAGAACGCCCTCCTCGAACACCGACAGCAAGACGTTGTGAGCGGCGGGATCGCTTCGCGAGAACTCGTTGTAGACGAGCGTCGCGCCCTCCCGGACGGCGACAGACAGCGGGTTGTCCACCCACCGCTCGCGGACGATCTGGGTCTTCTTGTCGACGCCGCCGACGTATCGGTCGTGTTCTTCGTAGCGTTCGCCGCCGGCGTGGGTGCCCACGAGTGCGGCGGTGTCGACTGCCTCGTCACCGTTGAGCCAGACGACCGGCCGACCGCGTTCGGCGGCGGCCGACAGCGCGAGCGCCGTCTTGCCACAGCCCGTCGGCCCGATCAGGTGAATCGGCTGATCCGCCTCGAGCCAGCCCGTGATCCGCTCTTGGAGGGTCCGGACGGCGTCGGTCTCGACGAACGGCTCGGGCACGACCGTTTCGGGATCGGCGAGGGGGCTGTCATCGTGCCGTTCGCCGACGTTCGCTGCCGTTCGCGCGAGCTCTTTCTTCGCTCTGCGGCCTTCCTTCTGCTCGCGGCTGGCCCTGATCTTCTTTCCGCGGACCTTGCGCTTGCGCGAGGCGTCGTCAGCCATGGGGAGTTACTCCGCGGATTTCGGGGACGATTCCGCGCGGGGTTCGACCTCGAGCTCCTCGAGTTCCTCGAGGTCACCTTCCGCGGTGGCTTGCTCTATTTTCGCGATTTCCTCCGCGTAGTGGAGGAAGGTGTCGACCGAGGCGACCACGACGCGGGCCTCGATCGTTATGAGTTCGATCCCGACGACCGAGATTCGCGCCCAGATGTCGATAACGACGCCCTTGTCGAGGACGCGGTCCAGTACCTCCGCGAGACTCGAGGAGTCGGGTCTTCGTTGTGGTTGCGCCATGCAACGGACGTTGACTGGCAGTTCGTAACACGACTTGGACTGCGACTGCAAGCACGTCGGTCATCGGCGGTCAGTTAGCGTTCCTGTGACGCCGGTCGATGGGGGTCGCTGCTGTCCGACAAGACGGCGATCGAAAGCGTCCGGCCTCGACGATAAAACCAGCCGACGACGGCGACGTAGCCGAGCAGAAAGACCGGGAAGATGACCATCGGATCGAGCGACTGGAACTGCACGGCCGATGCGGTCGCCGTCCGTTCAACGCGGAGGAGTGATGCGATGACGCCGCCAGGTTCGCCGAAAAAGAGCGTCACCTCCGCAAAGTTGATTCCGACGTGAAGTCCGATAGGAAACGCCAACTCGCCGGACAACACGTACGCGAGCCCGAACAATCCGCCCATGACGGCGGTCATCGCGAGGGCGTATACGAGCCCAACTCCGTCCGGCTGGGACCCCAACGGACCGTGGAAAGCCCCATAGACGGCCGAACTGCTTGCCCACGCACCGATGAGCACGAAAGACGGTGGGAGTCCGCGAGCGGCCAACCCCTCGGCGGCGTTTGTGATAAACACGCCCCGAAACAGCGTCTCTTCCCAGAACCCGACGAGAACCCAGCCGGCGACCGCGACTCCCATGCCGACCACGAACGAATCGAACGCCCCGCTGGACAGGGTCTCGACGATCGTTATCGTCCCTCGCTGAGAGGCAACGCCAAACGCGATGCCGACGAGGAGAATACCGAGGCCGGTCCCGGCGATGACATCGACTGTCCAGGTCGGGGACAGCGAAAAGCCGTAGTCCGACACGTGTCGCCGGTCAACGTATCGAGCCAGGATACTGATCGTCATCAGGACGGC contains:
- a CDS encoding DNA-3-methyladenine glycosylase family protein, with amino-acid sequence MATGTIPLDELAGGLDLYRTLESGQSYLWRREDGDMYTDTPAPGTWYSTVVDGAVIRVRTRDGRLEWESTADAEPTVRRLLGLDDDLEAIVAAGPDDPLLAEAYEAHRGMRIVQDPPFGTLISFICSAQMRVGRIHTMVSTLAREYGDEIAFDGRTYRAFPTPAQLATATESDLRELGLGYRAPYVVRTAEMVASGDADPADARDLEYESAREYLTQFVGVGDKVADCVLLFSLGFDEAVPLDTWIKSAIEEYYPDCDRGSYAETSRAIRERFGNEHAGYAQTYVFHHLRTGN
- the gvpO gene encoding gas vesicle protein GvpO, halophile-type: MAEADTQSQEQCKALTTDGERCSRPAREDGFCYQHDESDPTVSDSQAAQEEEQADEQAESGDIEEPRSRGTATMTAEEMTDPDEVDADVDTDREEIAGVLAVRQTVQSTASQLIGHEFDGVSEISPTDDGWRSVVEVVERRAVPDTQDIIGRYEIELDTDATVHGYRRVDRYRRGDTAQFE
- the gvpN gene encoding gas vesicle protein GvpN gives rise to the protein MADDASRKRKVRGKKIRASREQKEGRRAKKELARTAANVGERHDDSPLADPETVVPEPFVETDAVRTLQERITGWLEADQPIHLIGPTGCGKTALALSAAAERGRPVVWLNGDEAVDTAALVGTHAGGERYEEHDRYVGGVDKKTQIVRERWVDNPLSVAVREGATLVYNEFSRSDPAAHNVLLSVFEEGVLERPGKRGEDRTIDIHPEFRAILTSNDAEYAGVHEQQDALLDRFVGVHVDYYDAETEREIVATHVDLSADDIASVVETTRALRDELEIVVGTRAAITAAKGLAVFDGQGEPREAGEFGDETLTNVFTDVLAPKMAGDGEGDIDELRTQIAETI
- the gvpA gene encoding gas vesicle protein GvpA; translation: MAQPQRRPDSSSLAEVLDRVLDKGVVIDIWARISVVGIELITIEARVVVASVDTFLHYAEEIAKIEQATAEGDLEELEELEVEPRAESSPKSAE
- a CDS encoding CPBP family intramembrane glutamic endopeptidase, whose protein sequence is MTISILARYVDRRHVSDYGFSLSPTWTVDVIAGTGLGILLVGIAFGVASQRGTITIVETLSSGAFDSFVVGMGVAVAGWVLVGFWEETLFRGVFITNAAEGLAARGLPPSFVLIGAWASSSAVYGAFHGPLGSQPDGVGLVYALAMTAVMGGLFGLAYVLSGELAFPIGLHVGINFAEVTLFFGEPGGVIASLLRVERTATASAVQFQSLDPMVIFPVFLLGYVAVVGWFYRRGRTLSIAVLSDSSDPHRPASQER